The proteins below are encoded in one region of Silene latifolia isolate original U9 population chromosome 2, ASM4854445v1, whole genome shotgun sequence:
- the LOC141627917 gene encoding flavonol sulfotransferase-like: MNNNATQKELPIISQEELEEIKKALPKSSWGVNGRELLFYQGFWFSESMLARTLSFQRHFIARDSDLIITGLPKTGTTWLKSLLHMIVNREISPVTQNGLLKNHPHELVYTLEGDIYGEAFAYPQPQHLDELPSPRLLSTHLPYAPLPESIRTSNCRLLYTCRNPFDALTSLFHFVTAMVEKSNVGEPPRFEDIFESFCQGKTPNGPFFEHVLTYWKMSLEQPDKVLFLKYEDLKDDPVSHLKRVAEFVGMPFTLFEESEGVIDQIIEFCSFGNIKELEVNKTGDLKTFFEKKSFFRKGEVGDWKNHFTPAMTEKMTELMEEKLRGTGLSFKLIP; this comes from the coding sequence ATGAATAACAACGCAACACAAAAAGAGTTGCCCATTATCTCCCAAGAAGAACTTGAAGAGATAAAAAAAGCCCTTCCAAAATCTAGTTGGGGCGTCAATGGCCGTGAACTACTATTCTACCAAGGATTCTGGTTCTCCGAGTCTATGTTGGCCCGAACGCTTTCGTTCCAAAGACATTTCATAGCTCGAGATTCCGATCTCATTATTACCGGTCTCCCAAAAACCGGCACTACATGGCTAAAATCTCTACTTCACATGATTGTCAACCGTGAAATTTCCCCCGTTACTCAAAATGGTTTACTCAAAAATCACCCACATGAGCTTGTATACACCCTCGAGGGTGACATCTACGGGGAGGCATTCGCCTACCCGCAACCACAACATCTCGACGAGCTTCCCTCCCCAAGGCTTTTGAGCACCCACTTGCCTTACGCTCCGCTTCCTGAATCGATCAGGACATCCAATTGTCGACTTTTATATACTTGTCGAAATCCATTCGACGCGCTTACGTCTCTTTTTCACTTTGTTACAGCAATGGTTGAGAAATCAAATGTCGGTGAGCCACCTCGTTTCGAGGACATATTTGAAAGTTTTTGTCAAGGGAAAACCCCAAATGGGCCGTTTTTCGAGCATGTGCTTACGTATTGGAAAATGAGCTTAGAACAACCCGATAAGGTGTTGTTTCTAAAGTACGAGGATTTGAAGGACGACCCTGTGTCTCATTTGAAGAGGGTGGCTGAATTTGTAGGTATGCCATTTACTTTATTCGAGGAAAGTGAAGGTGTTATTGATCAGATAATCGAGTTTTGTAGCTTCGGAAATATTAAGGAATTGGAGGTTAATAAAACTGGAGATCTCAAAACATTTTTCGAAAAGAAAAGTTTCTTTAGAAAAGGAGAGGTGGGAGACTGGAAAAATCATTTCACACCCGCTATGACAGAAAAGATGACcgaacttatggaagaaaaacttCGAGGAACTGGATTATCCTTTAAATTAATCCCATAA
- the LOC141627924 gene encoding cytosolic sulfotransferase 5-like, producing the protein MNNETQKELSIISQEEVEEIKNALPKSTFGGNNVKHYQGFWIRESFLARILSFQRHFIARDTDLIISGLPKTGTTWLKSLLYTIVNRAIYPVNQNPLLRNHPQELVYNLENDIYGEAFAYPRPQHLDELPSPRLLSTHLPYAPLPESIRTSNCRLLYICRNPLDKFTSNFHFITSFVKNSNIGEMPHIEDLFDDYCEGKSLYGPFFEHVVTYWKMSIEQPNKVLFLKYEDLKDDPELYLKRVAEFVGMPFTPLEESQGVISQIIEFCSIGNIKELEVNKSGVINKFFEKKSYFRKGEVGEWRNHFTPAMAERMTRLMEEKLRGTGLSFKLIP; encoded by the exons ATGAACAACGAAACACAAAAAGAGTTATCAATAATCtcccaagaagaagttgaagagATTAAAAATGCCCTTCCAAAATCTACTTTTGGGGGCAACAATGTTAAGC ACTACCAGGGATTCTGGATCCGTGAATCGTTTTTGGCCCGGATTCTTTCGTTCCAAAGGCATTTCATTGCTCGAGATACAGATCTCATTATTAGTGGTCTACCAAAAACCGGCACTACATGGCTAAAATCTCTACTTTACACAATTGTGAACCGTGCAATTTACCCTGTTAATCAAAACCCTCTACTCAGAAATCACCCACAAGAGCTTGTATACAACCTAGAGAATGACATTTACGGGGAAGCATTTGCTTACCCGCGGCCTCAGCATCTTGACGAGCTTCCCTCCCCAAGGCTTCTCAGCACCCACTTGCCTTATGCCCCTCTCCCTGAATCAATTAGGACATCTAATTGTCGACTTTTATATATTTGTCGAAATCCCTTAGACAAATTCACGTCTAACTTTCACTTTATTACAAGCTTCGTTAAGAATTCCAATATCGGAGAGATGCCTCATATCGAGGATCTGTTTGACGATTATTGTGAAGGGAAGTCCCTATATGGGCCTTTTTTCGAGCACGTGGTTACTTATTGGAAGATGAGCATAGAACAACCTAATAAGGTGTTGTTTCTAAAGTACGAGGATTTGAAGGACGATCCAGAGCTTTATTTGAAAAGGGTGGCGGAATTTGTAGGTATGCCATTTACTCCATTAGAGGAAAGTCAAGGTGTTATTAGTCAAATAATAGAGTTTTGTAGCATTGGAAATATTAAGGAATTGGAAGTTAATAAGAGCGGAGTTATTAATAAGTTCTTTGAAAAGAAAAGTTACTTTAGAAAAGGAGAGGTTGGAGAGTGGAGAAATCATTTCACGCCTGCCATGGCCGAAAGGATGACCAGACTTATGGAAGAAAAGCTTCGAGGAACTGGATTATCCTTTAAATTAATCCCGTGA